TAAAAGGACGTTACCTTGAAAACGGCCGAATTCAAGTTTAAAGTCAACCAGGTCTAAATTCTTTGTTTCCAAGTGATCTGTCAAAACTTCATTAACCTTCAATGCAATACGTTTGATATACTGCATCTCCGCCGGAGCGGCAAGACCGGCCGCTTTAATATGGTCGTCATTAATTAAGGGATCTCCTAAATCATCGCTTTTATAATAGTATTCTACTACGGGAGAGGCGAGGGAAGTTCCTTCTTCCATGCCCAGGCGTTTAGCCAGGCTCCCGGCAGCTATGTTGCGCACAACAACTTCGACTAAGATTATTTCCAGTGGCTTTACCAGCATCTCATTATCGCTGAGATGTTTAACAAAATGAGTCTGTATCCCTTTTTGTTCTAAGAGCTCAAAGAAGTACGCAGAAATTTGATTGTTGAGGTCACCTTTTCCTGCTATGGTACCTTTTTTGACTCCGTTAAAGGCGGTGGCATCATCTTTGTACTCAACCCATAAAACATCGGGCCGGTCAGTCTTGTAAATTCTTTTGGCCTTGCCCTCATAGAGAAGTTCTGTTTTCTCCACTGGACGCCCTCCTTTAAAGCCCGAAGCGGGCATATATTTGATCAATATGTCGCAAGTGATGCTCATAGTTGAACAGTTCGTCCATTTCGGATGCTGTCAATAAATCTGCTACGTCAGAATCATTTTCCAGTAGAGTACGGAATTGCTCGCCCGTTCTCCAGCATTCCATGGCATTTCTTTGCACTAATTCATAAGCTGTTTCCCGGCTTTCAACCTTTTCCAGTAGGGCTAAAAGTACTCGCTGTGAATAAATAAGTCCCTTTGTGCGCTGCATATTATGTTTCATCTTTTCGGGGTAAACTAAAAGGTTTTCTACTATCTGTATAAATTTGTATAACATATAGTCAAGGGTAATGGTGCTGTCCGGGATGACTACTCTTTCTACTGAAGAGTGTGAAATATCACGCTCATGCCAGAGCGCTACATTTTCCAAGGCCACCAAGGAATTTGCCCTCAGTATCCTGGCCAGACCGCTAATGCGTTCCACAGTAATGGGATTTCTCTTATGGGGCATGGCCGAAGAGCCCTTTTGTCCCTTGGCAAAATATTCTTCAGCCTCTCGAATATCTGTGCGCTGAAGGTTCCTTACTTCAGTAGCGAATTTCTCCAGGGAACTTCCGATCACGGCCAGGGTAGACATGTATTCTGCGTGCCTGTCCCGCTGCAGTACTTGAGTGGAAATAGGTGAGGGTGTTAATCCCATGCGCTCACTTACATGTGCTTCCACCTTGGGGTCAATGTTGGCGTAACTACCCACGGCACCGGAAATTTTCCCTACACTAATGGTTTCGATAGCCTGCTCCAGACGCTTTATGTTGCGCTGCGTTTCTGCCGCCCAAAGCAGCATTTTTAGTCCAAAGGTCATGGGTTCGGCATGAATACCATGCGTTCGCCCGATCATAACTGTTTCTTTATGATCCTTTGCCTTTTGCAAAAGCACCTTGTGCAGTTGCTTCAGACGGACTAAAACCTGCTC
The genomic region above belongs to Bacillota bacterium and contains:
- a CDS encoding phosphoribosylaminoimidazolesuccinocarboxamide synthase, which produces MEKTELLYEGKAKRIYKTDRPDVLWVEYKDDATAFNGVKKGTIAGKGDLNNQISAYFFELLEQKGIQTHFVKHLSDNEMLVKPLEIILVEVVVRNIAAGSLAKRLGMEEGTSLASPVVEYYYKSDDLGDPLINDDHIKAAGLAAPAEMQYIKRIALKVNEVLTDHLETKNLDLVDFKLEFGRFQGNVLLGDEISPDTCRFWDKTTKEKLDKDRFRRDLGNVEEAYQEIKRRLTGIK
- a CDS encoding adenylosuccinate lyase, whose protein sequence is MIERYTLPEMKSIWSQENKFRKWLEVEIFACEAMCEMGLMPEDHLQVIKEKAHFDVNRIDEIEAVTNHDVIAFLTCVGEYVGEPAKKYIHMGLTSSDVVDTAMAALMKEAAEQVLVRLKQLHKVLLQKAKDHKETVMIGRTHGIHAEPMTFGLKMLLWAAETQRNIKRLEQAIETISVGKISGAVGSYANIDPKVEAHVSERMGLTPSPISTQVLQRDRHAEYMSTLAVIGSSLEKFATEVRNLQRTDIREAEEYFAKGQKGSSAMPHKRNPITVERISGLARILRANSLVALENVALWHERDISHSSVERVVIPDSTITLDYMLYKFIQIVENLLVYPEKMKHNMQRTKGLIYSQRVLLALLEKVESRETAYELVQRNAMECWRTGEQFRTLLENDSDVADLLTASEMDELFNYEHHLRHIDQIYARFGL